In one Paracholeplasma manati genomic region, the following are encoded:
- a CDS encoding response regulator transcription factor, whose product MRILYAEDNLQIRTITTERLIKDGFSVDSTKDGEQAMDYLNSTHYDLVILDIMMPKMNGLEVLSWLRKAEKDTPVIMLTAKDSIQDKIYGLDLGADDYVIKPFSYDELLARIKAILRRSFKPIQNSLQVGDLSLNRTTNEVMRQGQSIHLSKKEYSMLEYLMMHAGEVVSRESLERISTNFDYEGYSNVIDVYMRFLRRKIDDPFQTKLIHTVRGFGYVIKVE is encoded by the coding sequence ATGCGCATTTTATATGCTGAAGATAACCTTCAAATTAGAACCATAACAACCGAACGATTGATTAAAGATGGTTTTTCCGTGGATTCGACTAAGGATGGCGAACAAGCCATGGATTACTTGAATTCAACCCATTATGACTTGGTTATTTTAGACATCATGATGCCTAAAATGAATGGGTTAGAGGTATTATCTTGGTTGCGTAAGGCAGAAAAAGATACACCCGTCATCATGCTCACAGCCAAAGATAGCATTCAAGATAAAATTTATGGTTTGGATTTAGGCGCGGACGATTATGTCATCAAGCCTTTTTCTTATGATGAACTCTTAGCACGCATCAAAGCGATTTTAAGAAGATCATTTAAACCCATCCAAAATAGCCTTCAAGTGGGGGATTTGAGTTTGAACCGCACGACCAATGAAGTCATGCGTCAAGGTCAATCCATTCATTTATCCAAAAAAGAATACAGCATGCTCGAATACTTAATGATGCACGCGGGAGAAGTGGTCTCGCGTGAATCCTTAGAACGCATCAGTACGAATTTTGATTATGAAGGGTATTCCAATGTCATTGATGTGTATATGCGTTTTTTAAGACGTAAAATAGACGACCCATTTCAAACCAAACTCATTCATACAGTACGTGGTTTTGGATACGTTATTAAGGTAGAGTGA